The stretch of DNA CTAATTGAAATTAATGAACTGAATGAGTATCGGCTGCTCGGGGAAAGCGTTGATGATGCGGTGGGCGAAGCCTTCGATAAGACAGCCAAGCTTATGGGTATTGCTTATCCTGGCGGGGCACAGCTGGCAAAATTGGCGGACACCTGTCCCGCTCATTTACGAAATAGCCTTCCGGCATTTCCACGCCCTATGACTGACAGACCGGGTTTGAACTTCAGTTTCAGCGGGCTAAAAACGCATGCTTTAAATGCCTGGAATCACAGTGATAAAAGTGAAGAAAGCAAATCCGCTATTGCCTATGCCTTTCAACAGGCAATTGTCGATACGCTGCTTATTAAATGCAAGCGGGCAATGGAATCTACACAGGCTAATACGCTGGTTGTGGCAGGGGGAGTTGGCGCGAATCTTAAGCTTCGCCAGAGTTTAGAGAGCATGACCGCTCAATTGGGGGGACGCGTTTTTTTTCCACCTTTAGAGTTTTGCACTGATAACGGGGCGATGATTGCCTATACCGGATGTTTACATTTGCTGGCTGGCCGGCAGGATAATGATGCTGCCATTGATGTGAAAGCGCGTTGGCCTTTGTAGTCTGCTATAAAGGATTTCCGGTTCCAGACAACCGGAAATCCCTTCGCCTCAAGGGGGAGTGGGCTTTGGTTTTCGTTTTTTTGCAGGTTTTTTAGGCTGAAGTTCCGTTACCTTATCATGCATCGGAGCCTGGTTTACTGCTTCTTCTGCAGCTTCGTGTGAAGTAAATTCAGCGGTTTCCGTAAGGATTTCCTCCGTCATATTTTTTAAATTCGAGCGGCCGAAGTGAAGCTTTGGCTCTTCGCCGTCGATGAGCCGGGTAATATTGTCGCGATGTTTATATAAAACAAACAGGGCAATAAAAAAGAGCGGCGGAAAAGTATCCAGATTGCCGAGGCTTAATAAGGCATACAGAGGGGCAAGCAATATTGCGATTATTGAGGCCAGCGATGAATAGCGGGTGAAATTAGCGACTAAAAGCCAGGTGGCGATGACCACAACTCCCATTACAAAATGCAGGCCAAGAAAAGCGCCAATGGCTGTAGCTACTCCTTTTCCGCCTTTAAAATCAAAGAAAATGGGGTACATATGGCCTAGTACCGCTGCAAGACAGGTAAAGCTGATTGCTGCAGGTCCTGCATGCAAAATTTTTGCAATGAGAACGGGGACCAGACCTTTCAGCACATCGCATAATAGAACAATGACTGCGTATTTTTTTCCGGCCAGCCGAAGCACATTGGTGGCGCCAGGATTTTGTGAGCCTTCTGTTCTTGGATCGGGAAGGGAGAATATGCGGCTGACGATAACGGCGGAACAGACAGACCCGGATAAATAACCCAGTACAACCACAAAAACAAACAGCAAAAAGCTTAGCATAACCTCTCCTGAGCAGTGGCGATTTAAATAGTCATTATCAGTTAAACTGCGAAGCTTGTGAAGGGTTAGCTAGAATCTATTCCTGATAAACCGCTATAAGAGTCTCAGGGCAAAAAAAGTTCCTGCAGATTGTTGGTGAATTGTCTTCCTAAAGGGCTTACCTGCCAGTAGTCATCCTGAAGAACGATTAGTTTCAGGTCAGCAGCTTTTTTTAACTTGCCAAGCAAGAGGCTTTTAGATAATCCGGTCCTTTCTGTAAACAGTTCAAAGGGAATGGCCTGTTCCAGGCGGGTGGTGTTTAAGAAAAATTCAAAAAGCAGGGAGTCGGCATCAATTGATTCTTTACCGGCGCAATAGGGCTTGTCTTTATTAAGATAGTCAGCAGGCTGGCGGTATTTATTAGTGCGAACAATCTTCGGTGTAGTGAGCTCCTGGGTTATCTTACCATGCGCCCCTGCACCAATACCAAAATAGTCTCCAAATAACCAATAGTTAAGATTATGCCGGGATGCCTTGTTTTTTCTGCTAAAAGCAGAAATTTCATAGCGCTGATATCCAGATTGCTGCAGCAGGGCAAAGCCTTGTTCTTCCATGAGAGCGATCTCATCATCCTCTGGAAGGACAGGGCGTTGCTTGTAAAAAACAGTATTGGGTTCAAGCGTTAGCTGATACCAGGATAAATGCTCAGGCTCATAGGCCAGTGCCTGCTTAAGGTCGTCTAGTCCCTGTTCTATAGTCTGTCCGGGCAATCCATGCATTAAATCAAGGTTTAAATTATCAAATCCTGCGCTGCGGGCTGTTTCTATGGCGAAATGCGCTTGCTTTTCATCATGAATCCGGCCTAAGGTTTTTAAATGATTTGGATTGAAACTTTGAATGCCAAGCGAGAGACGGTTAATTCCCGCTTCACGATAGCCGCGGAAACGTTGCTGTTCTACCGTGCCAGGATTGGCTTCCATGGTAATTTCAATATCCTCGGCCAGGGGCAGCAGTTTGCCAACTTCTTCCAGAAGACAGGCATAGGCGCTCGCTGATAATAAACTGGGCGTACCTCCGCCAATAAAAATGGAAATAATTTGCCGTTGAGGAAAATCAATGAGATCCTGTTTGAGATCATTTAGTAAAGCCTGGACGTATTGTTGCTCCGGCAACTCCTGAGGGCTTTTATGTGAATTGAAATCGCAGTAGGGGCATTTACGAATACACCAGGGAACATGAATATACAGTGATGTTGGAATCATTGACTCGGATTAGACTGACTTATGTGGAAGTGTAATAATATCACAAGGGGCTGTTTGGCAGCAAAGAAGTGGAGTGATTAAAATTAATCCTCTCCGCGCTAACAAGATGGGATAGTTTATCAATGCGTGAAAAACCTGTTTGTAAGCAAAAAACCGTGATTGCAAAATCCAATTTGTTTACTATTGAGCAAATGCAATTAGAATTTAGCAATGGTTCCCAGCGGGTATATGAGCGGATTCGTCATCATGGGCATGGGGCTGTATTAATAGTTGCCTTGACACCTTCCGAATCTTTGCTGCTGGTCAGAGAATATGCTGCCGGGATTGATGCCTATGAAGTGGCATTTCCCAAGGGGCTGATTGAAAAGGGAGAGTCAGCTTTGCAGGCCGCTGATCGGGAGTTGCGCGAGGAAGCAGGGTTTGGAGCCAGGCGTTTGGATTGGATACACTCTCTCACCCTGGCTCCGGGTTATTTTGGGGCGCGTTTGGATGTCGTATTGGCCAGGGACTTATATCCGGCGTCATTATCTGGAGATGAGCCTGAACCTCCGGAGGTTATTGAATGGCCATTATATGCTAGCAATGAGCTTTTATTACGCCCCGATTTTTCTGAAGCCCGCAGCATTGCGGCGCTTTTTTTAGTCAAACAATGGTTAGAGAAGGAAAAAAATAATGAGTAATCGTGTTAGAGTTGCAGTGACTGGAGCTGCTGGTCAGATTGGCTATGCCTTACTGTTCCGTATTGCTTCAGGGCAAATGTTTGGTCCGGAAACCGAAGTGGAACTGAATTTACTGGAGCTTGAGCAGGCATTGCCTTCTCTTGAGGGTGTAGCTATGGAGCTGGATGACTGTGCTTTTCCATTGCTGAAAAGAATCCATTGTACTGCCGATTTAAAAGACGGGATGAATGGCGTTAACTGGGCTGTTCTCGTGGGGGCGGTTCCGCGTAAACAAGGCATGGAGCGCTCTGATTTATTGCAGATTAATGGCGGTATTTTCACCAAACAAGG from Legionella quinlivanii encodes:
- the hemW gene encoding radical SAM family heme chaperone HemW → MIPTSLYIHVPWCIRKCPYCDFNSHKSPQELPEQQYVQALLNDLKQDLIDFPQRQIISIFIGGGTPSLLSASAYACLLEEVGKLLPLAEDIEITMEANPGTVEQQRFRGYREAGINRLSLGIQSFNPNHLKTLGRIHDEKQAHFAIETARSAGFDNLNLDLMHGLPGQTIEQGLDDLKQALAYEPEHLSWYQLTLEPNTVFYKQRPVLPEDDEIALMEEQGFALLQQSGYQRYEISAFSRKNKASRHNLNYWLFGDYFGIGAGAHGKITQELTTPKIVRTNKYRQPADYLNKDKPYCAGKESIDADSLLFEFFLNTTRLEQAIPFELFTERTGLSKSLLLGKLKKAADLKLIVLQDDYWQVSPLGRQFTNNLQELFLP
- the tsaD gene encoding tRNA (adenosine(37)-N6)-threonylcarbamoyltransferase complex transferase subunit TsaD; the encoded protein is MLVLGIESSCDETGLALYDSDKGLLAHALYSQIALHQQYGGVVPELASRDHINHLVPLLDEVLSKSSLEKSAIDAIAYTAGPGLIGALLVGACFAKTLAFALQIPALAVHHLEAHILVAKMQAKELDFPFLALLVSGGHTQLIEINELNEYRLLGESVDDAVGEAFDKTAKLMGIAYPGGAQLAKLADTCPAHLRNSLPAFPRPMTDRPGLNFSFSGLKTHALNAWNHSDKSEESKSAIAYAFQQAIVDTLLIKCKRAMESTQANTLVVAGGVGANLKLRQSLESMTAQLGGRVFFPPLEFCTDNGAMIAYTGCLHLLAGRQDNDAAIDVKARWPL
- the nudE gene encoding ADP compounds hydrolase NudE, whose product is MREKPVCKQKTVIAKSNLFTIEQMQLEFSNGSQRVYERIRHHGHGAVLIVALTPSESLLLVREYAAGIDAYEVAFPKGLIEKGESALQAADRELREEAGFGARRLDWIHSLTLAPGYFGARLDVVLARDLYPASLSGDEPEPPEVIEWPLYASNELLLRPDFSEARSIAALFLVKQWLEKEKNNE
- the plsY gene encoding glycerol-3-phosphate 1-O-acyltransferase PlsY, which translates into the protein MLSFLLFVFVVVLGYLSGSVCSAVIVSRIFSLPDPRTEGSQNPGATNVLRLAGKKYAVIVLLCDVLKGLVPVLIAKILHAGPAAISFTCLAAVLGHMYPIFFDFKGGKGVATAIGAFLGLHFVMGVVVIATWLLVANFTRYSSLASIIAILLAPLYALLSLGNLDTFPPLFFIALFVLYKHRDNITRLIDGEEPKLHFGRSNLKNMTEEILTETAEFTSHEAAEEAVNQAPMHDKVTELQPKKPAKKRKPKPTPP